Sequence from the Fundulus heteroclitus isolate FHET01 chromosome 7, MU-UCD_Fhet_4.1, whole genome shotgun sequence genome:
aagttagcacacagcttcagtcgcttcagctaaaaaccactgatcaggcctgaaatctgggtgtagtgatggactcagacctgaacctccaaaagcatctaaagacaattacaaggtcggctttctatcacctgaagaacatttctaggattaaaggactaatgtctcagcaggatctggaaaaactaatccatgctttcatttttagtcaaattgattactgtaacggtgttttcacaggcctgcctaaaaagtggatcagacagctgcagctgatccagaacactgctgcccgcgtcctcactaagactaagaacatagagcacaccaccccagttctaaagtccttacactggctccctgtatctctgAGAATAGacttaaaatccttctgttagtttataaatctctgaatggcCTAGCAcgtaaatacatcacagacttgttatcagtgtatcaaccctctaGACCtataaggtcttctggctccagcctgctctgcatatccagaaccagaaccaaacacggagaagcagcattcagttcctatgctccactcatctggaacaaacttccagaacaCTGTAAaggtgtggaaagcctgagttcctttaaatcaagattaaagtGTTTTAGTGGTTTAGtgttgccttcaactgttctagttaactgaaacaccactagtgtttttttatgttctattttctatttacattttattccttcttgcttttattctgttttattttgctattttttaatcatgtaaagcactttgcattgtctttgtactgaattgtgctatataaataaatttgccttgccttgcctttgggAAAATTTGCTTTGGATGCCAATTTTATCTTTTGTGTTAAAATTGGACTAATGTTGCTgtaagaaaaagataaaaaaaaaaaatattaccacTTTTAGTATAAGTTAGGTTCTCAAatctacataaaataataaacaaataaataaattataagtcACAGCGCTCACTTAAACACAATATGGAAAACAAAGTTTTGTTGGTTAaatactctttttttcctccatcagaAAATGATTAAAGCACAAACTTATGGTTATAATTCAAACTTCAAATTGCCAAGCCCACCTGAGAACAAGGTGGAGCCAGAGGGAGGTCCTCACCGATTCAGCTTTAAGCGTTTACCTTCCTTCAACAGGTGTGCAGACAATGAGGTAGTTTTCACCCAACTCAGGAGCCAAATGAATACTACGTCTGCTGTTGTCCTTTTTTCACTGTCAGGCATCAATGCAACGGCCAGCTTCAGAGACACACTATTCTCTCTTACTCTACTATGTTATTGTCTGATTTTACTGATAAATGTTGCTCTCATTTTAACTATAGTTTTGCATCAGAGCCTGCATGAACCCATGTATATTATTCTGTGTAACCTGTGTATAAATGCGCTTTATGGGACTGGAGGCTTTTACCCTAAATTCATTTATGATTTGTTATCTAACAGTCACGTCATACCCTATGCAGGATGCCTTTTACAAATCTATGTTATTTATTCTTATGCAATGATTGACTACTGTATTTTAGTGCTAATGGCTTATGATAGATATGTGGCTATTTGCAGACCGCTGGCCTACCACTCTGTCATGACTGTGCAAAGGACTTTTGCTTTGGTTTGTTTGTGCTGGCTGGTTCCTCTTTGGTGTATGCTGGTGCTCGTAGGCCTAACATCAGCTCTTACGTTATGCGGTTCCCACATAGACAAACTGTACTGTGAGAACTGGTCCATTGTTAAACTGTCTTGTGGTTCAACAAAAGCAAACGACATAGTTGGACTCATCATCGTTTACTTTTATGTTGTTCACATTCTCTACATTGCCTGCTCGTACGTCCAGCTGATAAAGTCAGCGCTGAACTCCAAAGAGGGAAGAGGAAAGTTTATGCAGACGTGCGTGCCACATCTCATTTGTCTGTTTAACGTCACAACTGCTTTGCTTTTTGATCTCATGTACACGAGGTACGGATCGCCATCTGTGCCGCAGAGTTTAAGGAACTTCATGGCCGTGCAGTTTCTCATATTCCCACCAATTCTGAACCCAGTTATTTACGGACTGATCCTGACAAAGATTAGAAGAACGTTGATACATTTTTGTGCGGTGGTGTATCGAGGATTCAAACTTAGAAGCACTGTCTGAAACATATCTGTTTATTCTGAATCTACAGTGCGAAAGGTTCTGCAGACAAGGTTTAGGAAGTGTAGAACTTGTCTTCATAATTTTCCAGATCTGGATACGTTtataaaaaagtcaaacaacTTTGAAAACTAATAACAACGAGGATGGAATTGGAATGTGTTCTTTTGAATCTGTCTAAATGACAAGATTGAAATGAGTATTTAAATCCAGCATAAActgcatcatttttttttctggtaaagtgttttgtagcatttttttctgtgaatcagttctctataaataaaattacttgAAATTGTTTCCAAATTGAAAAAGTTTCCCAATtgtatttcttgaaattaggtttaagaattgttttttttacatacatatgtaaaaaaaaaaaagttatttctgatTTGCCACATTATAACTTGAATTGTTGTCAAATGTAGTGCTCAGTTTTGTCTTATCTAAAGCTCACGTTTGAATAAACATTCatttacagattaaaaaaacttaaattttatt
This genomic interval carries:
- the LOC118563620 gene encoding olfactory receptor 52J3-like, giving the protein MNTTSAVVLFSLSGINATASFRDTLFSLTLLCYCLILLINVALILTIVLHQSLHEPMYIILCNLCINALYGTGGFYPKFIYDLLSNSHVIPYAGCLLQIYVIYSYAMIDYCILVLMAYDRYVAICRPLAYHSVMTVQRTFALVCLCWLVPLWCMLVLVGLTSALTLCGSHIDKLYCENWSIVKLSCGSTKANDIVGLIIVYFYVVHILYIACSYVQLIKSALNSKEGRGKFMQTCVPHLICLFNVTTALLFDLMYTRYGSPSVPQSLRNFMAVQFLIFPPILNPVIYGLILTKIRRTLIHFCAVVYRGFKLRSTV